In one Vicinamibacterales bacterium genomic region, the following are encoded:
- a CDS encoding NADH-quinone oxidoreductase subunit B family protein: MKPPVPQIPIPLWRDVKDLQEWETHHQRRPETGDAASSLFERVTEGIHAFPGGFVVTTVADGFFNWARKSSVWPVSFGLACCAIEMMATFASRFDVERLGMVPWASPRHSDLMIVSGTVTIKMAPMLERIYDQMPDPKWAVSMGSCANSGGPFRHGYHVVKGVDRIIPVDVYVPGCPPPPESLLNGLLLLQDQISHFRRTGRRAEPGPKVD, translated from the coding sequence GTGAAGCCGCCGGTTCCGCAGATTCCGATTCCGCTCTGGCGCGACGTCAAAGATCTCCAGGAGTGGGAGACCCACCACCAGCGGCGGCCCGAGACGGGCGACGCCGCGTCCTCGCTGTTCGAGCGCGTGACCGAGGGCATCCACGCCTTCCCTGGCGGGTTCGTCGTCACCACCGTGGCCGACGGCTTCTTCAACTGGGCGCGCAAGTCCTCGGTGTGGCCGGTGTCGTTCGGCCTCGCCTGCTGCGCGATCGAGATGATGGCGACCTTCGCGTCGCGCTTCGACGTCGAGCGCCTCGGGATGGTGCCGTGGGCGTCGCCGCGCCACTCCGATCTGATGATCGTGTCGGGGACCGTCACCATCAAGATGGCGCCGATGCTGGAGCGCATCTACGACCAGATGCCGGATCCGAAGTGGGCGGTCTCGATGGGCTCGTGCGCCAATTCCGGCGGGCCGTTCCGCCACGGCTACCACGTGGTGAAGGGCGTGGATCGGATCATCCCCGTCGACGTCTACGTGCCCGGGTGTCCTCCGCCGCCCGAGTCGCTGTTGAACGGGCTGCTGCTGCTCCAGGATCAGATCTCGCATTTCCGCCGCACCGGCCGCCGCGCCGAACCGGGTCCGAAGGTCGATTGA
- a CDS encoding NADH-quinone oxidoreductase subunit D, with the protein MPDVRALDYTGSERLTMNMGPQHPSAHGVFRAILTLEGETVVGVDAVIGYLHRCHEKLAETLAYVQYPTIASKTDYVAAMSSELAYVMAAEQIGQFEVPKRAQYLRVIVGELQRIASHCLWLGTWCMDMGGALGGGATIFLYCIRERELVLDLFESLVGARLLYGFHQVGGVRYDLPDGWVQQCRRTVDLIEQRLDEYEGMLADNPFFTMRTRGVGVISAALAQDVGVSGPLLRGSGIAYDLRRAQPYSSYGDFAFDVPVRPAGDCEARYLVRMVEFRQSIRIIRQALDGLPPGPISSRPGVKSLAQVKVPKGEAYARVEGPRGEVGCYLVSDGSNKPYRMKWRGASFSNLAVLPHILPGTSVADVVAIMGSVDPVFGEVDR; encoded by the coding sequence ATGCCTGACGTTCGCGCACTCGACTACACCGGCAGCGAGCGGCTGACCATGAACATGGGGCCGCAGCATCCCTCGGCCCACGGCGTGTTCCGCGCCATCCTCACGCTCGAAGGGGAGACGGTGGTGGGCGTCGACGCGGTGATCGGCTACCTGCACCGCTGCCACGAGAAGCTCGCGGAGACGCTGGCTTACGTGCAGTACCCGACGATCGCGTCGAAGACGGACTACGTCGCGGCGATGTCGAGCGAGCTGGCGTACGTGATGGCGGCCGAGCAGATCGGGCAGTTCGAGGTCCCCAAGCGCGCGCAGTACCTGCGGGTCATCGTCGGCGAGCTGCAGCGGATCGCGTCGCACTGCCTGTGGCTGGGCACGTGGTGCATGGACATGGGCGGCGCGCTGGGCGGCGGCGCGACGATCTTCCTCTACTGCATCCGCGAGCGCGAGCTGGTGCTCGACCTGTTCGAGTCGCTGGTCGGCGCGCGCCTGCTCTACGGATTTCACCAGGTCGGCGGCGTGCGCTACGACCTGCCGGACGGCTGGGTGCAGCAGTGCCGGCGGACGGTGGACCTCATCGAGCAGCGGCTCGACGAATACGAGGGGATGCTGGCGGACAACCCGTTCTTCACGATGCGCACGCGCGGGGTCGGGGTGATCTCGGCGGCGCTCGCCCAGGACGTCGGCGTCAGCGGCCCGCTCCTCCGCGGCTCGGGGATCGCCTACGATCTGCGCCGCGCGCAGCCGTATTCGTCGTACGGCGATTTCGCGTTCGATGTCCCGGTCCGGCCGGCCGGCGACTGCGAAGCGCGGTATCTGGTCCGGATGGTGGAGTTCCGCCAGTCGATCCGGATCATCCGGCAGGCCCTCGACGGCCTGCCGCCGGGGCCGATCTCCTCGCGCCCGGGGGTGAAGTCGCTGGCCCAGGTGAAGGTGCCGAAGGGGGAGGCCTACGCGCGCGTGGAAGGGCCGCGCGGGGAGGTCGGCTGCTATCTCGTGTCCGATGGCAGCAACAAGCCGTATCGCATGAAGTGGCGAGGGGCGTCGTTCTCGAACCTCGCGGTGCTGCCGCACATCCTGCCCGGCACCAGCGTCGCGGACGTCGTCGCGATCATGGGCTCGGTGGATCCGGTGTTCGGCGAGGTGGACCGGTGA
- a CDS encoding NADH-quinone oxidoreductase subunit C translates to MTPERARELLTLVEGVTTIEGTAPIVARVQPEAWQATARFAKDTLGCAFFNFLTAIDWKAEGLEVIARLDNLEARVSVQLRTKLGAGGTACPSLVPVYRGANWMERECYDMFGVEFAGHPDRRRILLADDWEGHPLLKSYAVDTPHPPYR, encoded by the coding sequence ATGACGCCCGAACGCGCGCGCGAGCTGCTGACGCTGGTCGAGGGGGTCACGACCATCGAGGGGACGGCCCCCATCGTCGCCCGGGTGCAGCCGGAGGCGTGGCAGGCCACGGCGCGGTTCGCGAAAGACACGCTCGGCTGCGCGTTCTTCAATTTCCTGACCGCGATCGACTGGAAGGCCGAGGGCCTCGAAGTGATTGCCCGGCTCGACAACCTCGAGGCGCGCGTCTCGGTGCAGCTGCGGACCAAGCTCGGCGCCGGCGGGACGGCGTGTCCGTCGCTGGTGCCGGTCTACCGCGGCGCGAACTGGATGGAGCGCGAGTGCTACGACATGTTCGGCGTCGAGTTCGCCGGCCATCCCGATCGCCGCCGCATCCTGCTCGCCGACGACTGGGAGGGGCATCCGCTCCTCAAGTCTTACGCGGTCGACACGCCGCATCCGCCGTACCGGTAG
- a CDS encoding complex I subunit 1 family protein — protein MIALPPAVAAALMGAAILGVLTGVLAYVTLLERKFAARMQSRVGPYRVGPHGLLQPIADGVKNIMKEETLPPYANKALFFLAPMLSFAPAMMAWAVIPFGASWASKW, from the coding sequence GTGATCGCGCTGCCGCCCGCCGTCGCCGCGGCGCTGATGGGGGCCGCCATTCTCGGCGTGCTCACCGGCGTGCTCGCCTACGTGACGCTGCTCGAGCGGAAGTTCGCGGCGCGGATGCAGTCGCGGGTCGGGCCGTACCGTGTCGGCCCGCACGGCCTGCTGCAGCCGATCGCCGACGGCGTGAAGAACATCATGAAAGAGGAGACGCTGCCGCCGTACGCGAACAAGGCGCTCTTCTTCCTGGCGCCGATGCTCTCCTTCGCGCCGGCCATGATGGCGTGGGCGGTCATCCCGTTCGGCGCGTCGTGGGCGTCGAAGTGG
- a CDS encoding NADH-quinone oxidoreductase subunit A has translation MLSGYLPVAIFFGLILAFAAGSLAAAWVVRPSRPSAAKAVNYECGAEPIGEAWVQFPVGFYLVALIFLVFDTLAVFLFPWAVTMRALGVGGLLVMLGFVGILGLAWIYAYREGLLEWK, from the coding sequence ATGCTGAGCGGTTATCTGCCGGTTGCGATCTTTTTCGGGCTGATCCTGGCGTTCGCCGCCGGATCTCTGGCCGCCGCCTGGGTCGTCCGGCCGTCGCGCCCCTCAGCGGCCAAGGCCGTGAACTACGAATGCGGCGCCGAGCCCATCGGCGAAGCCTGGGTGCAGTTTCCGGTCGGGTTTTATCTCGTCGCCCTGATCTTCCTCGTCTTCGATACGCTCGCGGTGTTCCTCTTTCCGTGGGCCGTGACGATGCGCGCGCTCGGGGTTGGCGGCCTCCTGGTCATGCTGGGGTTCGTCGGCATCCTCGGGCTCGCGTGGATTTACGCCTATCGGGAGGGGCTCCTCGAGTGGAAGTGA